Below is a window of Streptomyces sp. NBC_00223 DNA.
ATGTGCTGGCCGGCGGCCTCGAAGCCGACGTAGTAGGGCGCGTCGGCCTGCGGCTCCACGCCGAGCAGGGCGGCGTACACCGCCTTGGCCGCCGCCAGGTCGGACACGGGGTGCAGCACGGTCTTGATGCCCTGGGTGGGAGAGCCGGTCATGGTCGCTCCTGAAGTCGTGGTTCCGGTCGGGACGGGCGGGACGGCCATGGGAACGTCCTCCGGGTGGCACGGCGTCCGGCCCGGGAGGTGCCCGGGTCGCCGTGCGGGAGGAAGGTCCCGTGGACGGTGACGCCCATGACGATCACGCTAGTCGCGGCTCGTGACCTGTGCTTCTCCATTCCTGACCGGTCCGGCCGCCCCTTCGGTCGCGTCCTCGCGCGCGTAGGTGCCCGGGGTCGTGCCGAAGGCGCCGCGGAAGACCTGGATGAAGGGGCTCGGCCCGCTGTAGCCGCAGGCGACGGCCGTCTCCGTGACCGAGGCGCCCGCCGCGAGCAGGGTGAGCGCGTGATGCAGCCGCAGCTGGGTGCGCCACTGCGGGAAGGACATCCCGGTCCGGTCGCGCAGCAGCCGGCTCAGCGTGCGTTCGGACGCCCCGACCGCCCGGCCGAGTTCGGCGAGCGTCCGGGGTTCGGCGGGGTCCTCGCGCAGCAGCGCCATGACGTCCTGGAGGCGCGGGTCGTCCGGGAGCGGCAGATGCACCCTGAGCACGTCGACCCGGCGCAGCTGGTCGAGCACGACCCGCTCGATGTTGCGGCGCTGGCCGGCGGTCAGCCCGGTGTCGTCGGTGAGGGCCGCCACCGCCTCCCGCAGCAGCGGGGTGACGGCGAGCACGGACGGCTGGGCCGACCCCAGCGGGTCGACCGGGCCGTCGAACTCCAGGGCCCGCATGTCGGTCGCGCCGTACGCCCGGTGGGCGTGCTCGGTCCGCGCGGGCACCCACACCGCCCGGTGCGGCGGAACGATCCAGTCGCCGGCGGGCGTGGAGATCTGGAGCACCCCGCGCAGCGGATGGATGAACTGGTGGAACGTGTGGTGGTGCCAGGCGATGCGCTCCCGGTGGGCGAGCAGCACCCGGACGGCGCCCTGGGCACCTTGGCGGGTTGTGGACATGATGAGGCAGACTATCGCTAGCCCGCCGCCCGTGCGGACCGGAATCCTCGAAGCGCATCAGCAACGAGGAGTCCCACCGTGACACAGACGTCCCGTCCCCCCGAAGCACCTGAACGCGCCGCCGTGAGCGGCGGGTCGGCCCTGCGGCGCATGTGGCTGTGGGCCACCGCGCACGCCGTCGACGACCTGTACCAGGGCCTGGTACCGGCCTGCGTGCCGTACTTCGTGCTCGACCGGCACTACAGCTATCTGGCGGCCTCCGGTCTGACGATGGCCGCCGCGCTGGGCAGTTCCGTGCCGCAGCCGTTCATCGGCGTCCTGGTCGACCGCCACCGGCTCGCGTGGCTCGCCTCGGCGGGTGTCGCGACCGCCGGTCTCGGCCTGGGCCTGTCGGGTCTCGCGCACTCCTACGCCCTGGTCTGGACGCTGATCCTGCTCTCGGGTCTCGGCGTGGCGATGTTCCACCCCGCCGCGGGCAGGGGCGCCCGGGAGACGGCCGGGGAGAGCACCGCGGCCATGAGCGTCTTCGCCGCGGGCGGCAGCGTCGGCTTCTTCCTCGCGCCCGTCCTGGCCACTCCGGCGCTGGTCGCGCACGGCGTCGGCGCGACCGTCTTCTTCATCCCGCCGGCCCTGCTGATCGCGTTCGTGCTGATCAGACACCGGCCCGCCGCCGCTCCCGCCCGGGCGAAGGCGGGCACCGGCACCGACCGGTGGGGCCCGTTCATGGTCCTGACCTCCATCGAGGTGGTCCGCTCGGTCGCCTTCTTCGGCGTCATCACCTTCATCGAGCTGTTCTGGATCAGGCATCTGCACGCCGGCCGGCTGGTCGCCGGTACGGCGCTGGCCGTGTTCCTCGTCGGCGGGGTGGCCGGCACGCTGCTCGGCGGGCGGATCGCCGACCGGATCGGCCTGGTGCGGACCGTCCAACTGGGCGCGCTGCTGGCCGTACCGATGCTCGTCGGCCTGCGGGTGACCCCGGGGGCGGTGGCGCCGCTGCTGTTCGCCCTGCTGGCCGGGGTCGCGCTCAACATCCCCTTCGGGGTGCTGGTCAAGCTGGGGCAGGACTATCTCCCCACCCGGCCCGGCACCGCCGCCGGGGTCACCCTGGGCCTGGCGGTCAGCATCGGCGGTCTGGTCGCGCCCGCCCTGGGCGTCGCGGCCGAGGCATGGGGCCCGCAGGGGGTGTTCACCCTGCTGTGCGCGCTGCCGCCGGCGGCACTCGCGCTGGGCCACTTCCTGTCCGACCCCGAGGGCTGACGGCCCGGGGGCCGCGACGGCGGTCCGGGACTCCGGCGATC
It encodes the following:
- a CDS encoding AraC family transcriptional regulator — its product is MSTTRQGAQGAVRVLLAHRERIAWHHHTFHQFIHPLRGVLQISTPAGDWIVPPHRAVWVPARTEHAHRAYGATDMRALEFDGPVDPLGSAQPSVLAVTPLLREAVAALTDDTGLTAGQRRNIERVVLDQLRRVDVLRVHLPLPDDPRLQDVMALLREDPAEPRTLAELGRAVGASERTLSRLLRDRTGMSFPQWRTQLRLHHALTLLAAGASVTETAVACGYSGPSPFIQVFRGAFGTTPGTYAREDATEGAAGPVRNGEAQVTSRD
- a CDS encoding MFS transporter; this encodes MTQTSRPPEAPERAAVSGGSALRRMWLWATAHAVDDLYQGLVPACVPYFVLDRHYSYLAASGLTMAAALGSSVPQPFIGVLVDRHRLAWLASAGVATAGLGLGLSGLAHSYALVWTLILLSGLGVAMFHPAAGRGARETAGESTAAMSVFAAGGSVGFFLAPVLATPALVAHGVGATVFFIPPALLIAFVLIRHRPAAAPARAKAGTGTDRWGPFMVLTSIEVVRSVAFFGVITFIELFWIRHLHAGRLVAGTALAVFLVGGVAGTLLGGRIADRIGLVRTVQLGALLAVPMLVGLRVTPGAVAPLLFALLAGVALNIPFGVLVKLGQDYLPTRPGTAAGVTLGLAVSIGGLVAPALGVAAEAWGPQGVFTLLCALPPAALALGHFLSDPEG